In the Sphingomonas sp. LM7 genome, one interval contains:
- a CDS encoding AprI/Inh family metalloprotease inhibitor, protein MRLWAAGALVAAMGTTPAHAQEIVGDMAGPYQIVPTDGGPACGIQLTAEPIGKAWRARPDASCAARVGASAGVVAWEPMDGILLLDARGKPAMTFIEDETALPASPDLQAPKHYLVPRITGYTHLPQPSELVGRWTLRRKGRAPCVLTFTATPAYSSAPRRGVTLGKGCAGSPLPARLTRWSMEDMKIMLWGPGDDMLALAPVADNRYVAEPGRWELSR, encoded by the coding sequence GTGAGGCTTTGGGCGGCGGGCGCGCTGGTGGCGGCGATGGGGACGACGCCCGCGCATGCGCAGGAAATCGTCGGCGACATGGCGGGCCCGTATCAGATCGTGCCTACCGATGGCGGCCCGGCCTGCGGCATCCAGCTCACCGCCGAGCCGATCGGCAAGGCCTGGCGCGCGCGGCCCGATGCAAGCTGCGCCGCGCGGGTGGGTGCCAGCGCCGGAGTGGTCGCGTGGGAGCCGATGGACGGGATCCTGCTGCTCGACGCCCGGGGCAAGCCGGCGATGACCTTTATCGAGGACGAGACCGCGCTGCCGGCCAGCCCCGATCTCCAGGCGCCGAAGCATTATCTGGTGCCGCGCATTACGGGCTATACGCACCTGCCGCAGCCGTCCGAGCTGGTCGGCCGCTGGACGCTTCGTCGCAAGGGCCGAGCGCCCTGCGTGCTCACCTTCACTGCGACTCCCGCCTATTCGAGCGCGCCGCGCCGCGGGGTCACGCTGGGCAAGGGTTGTGCCGGGAGCCCGCTTCCGGCGCGCCTCACCCGCTGGTCGATGGAGGACATGAAGATCATGCTGTGGGGGCCGGGCGATGATATGCTGGCGC